A genomic region of Vitis vinifera cultivar Pinot Noir 40024 chromosome 7, ASM3070453v1 contains the following coding sequences:
- the LOC100240837 gene encoding F-box/kelch-repeat protein At3g24760: MSDSHLDWTLLGSDLTALILSHLPIASIIRASAVCKLWRSIISTPFFSNLLSTSAHHHPWFFLLGQSNILLKNNQSFAFDPDSNLWLPLPPSFLFPPPHYHHHSLIGSNGLVLSTTSSSRFLFSPILSKSWHLTSPLRFPRSNPLVGVFSDGSGSTKFIVVGGVRFIGGLVDIEDRLDVEIYTPNLDAWELCPPLPVDFRSGNSSQWLCSALYKGKFYVFGIYSCFISAFHLTKHFWTEVQTLRPPGVSFSFLIACRDQLVLAGLCNSPRGPSVNLWRVDEETMEFSEIAIMPQDLLYKLFDGYGDDKFASLKCVGLGNLIYVFNEEYHKSYPACVCEINSGTGKCSWRRIPHLPKPVNQFHKVISFCSTIPLGNILRIGEEEIGA; encoded by the coding sequence ATGTCAGATTCGCACTTGGACTGGACGCTCCTGGGCTCTGACCTAACAGCGCTCATCCTCTCCCACCTTCCCATCGCCTCCATCATACGCGCCTCCGCCGTCTGCAAGCTCTGGCGCTCCATCATCTCCacccccttcttctccaacctCCTCTCCACCTCCGCCCACCACCATCCATGGTTTTTTCTCTTGGGACAGAGCAACATCTTACTCAAGAATAATCAGTCCTTTGCCTTCGACCCTGACTCCAACCTCTGGctccccctccccccctccTTTCTCTTCCCTCCTCCCCACTACCACCACCACTCCCTCATCGGCTCTAACGGCCTCGTTTTGTCCACTACCTCCTCTTCTCGCTTCCTCTTCTCCCCAATTCTTTCCAAATCCTGGCACCTCACCTCCCCCCTCCGTTTCCCTCGCTCCAACCCTCTTGTCGGTGTTTTCTCAGATGGGTCTGGGTCCACAAAGTTTATCGTGGTGGGTGGCGTCAGATTCATTGGTGGGTTGGTGGACATTGAAGATAGATTGGATGTTGAGATCTACACCCCCAATTTGGATGCTTGGGAGCTTTGTCCGCCGCTGCCGGTGGATTTCAGATCTGGGAATTCATCGCAGTGGCTGTGCTCAGCTTTATACAAGGGAAAATTCTACGTGTTTGGAATATATTCTTGCTTCATTTCTGCCTTCCATTTGACCAAACACTTCTGGACCGAGGTCCAGACGCTGAGGCCGCCCGGCGTGTCGTTTTCGTTCCTCATCGCTTGCCGGGACCAGCTTGTGCTGGCTGGGCTCTGCAACTCGCCCCGCGGGCCGTCGGTGAATCTGTGGAGGGTTGATGAGGAGACGATGGAGTTCAGTGAGATTGCCATTATGCCTCAGGATTTGCTGTACAAATTGTTTGATGGTTATGGGGATGACAAGTTTGCAAGCTTGAAATGCGTGGGGTTGGGGAATTTGATCTATGTGTTCAATGAAGAGTACCACAAGAGTTACCCGGCTTGTGTTTGTGAAATTAACAGTGGGACTGGCAAGTGCAGCTGGAGGAGAATCCCCCATTTGCCCAAACCTGTCAATCAGTTTCACAAAGTCATTAGCTTTTGCTCCACCATTCCCCTTGGGAATATTCTCCGGATTGGAGAGGAGGAAATAGGGGCCTGA